GGCGATGAGTATAAATAGGACTTTAAAGAGTAATGTTCGAGTACAGTTGGCTTAAAATAAAAGAGCATCACCTTTAGTGGTATTCATGCTTTAAACGGACTCGACTACCGCTGTCTATATGGCGATAAATACTAGCATGGCTGAGCATTATGGAGGTATAAAAAACTTTGTTCATTCCTTAATGAATTCTTTTTAATATTAACTAAAGAGTCTAATTAACACTTTGTACTTCTGCCAACTTGATAAATGCTGCTGCCATCTCCATAAATAGCGCAAACTTTTAATAATTGATTTGACTAAGCAGCACCCCACTGTATTCGCTGGTAAGATTTATACGATTATCATCACTGTTCTCTGTCTTCCGCTATGTTTCATGTGAAACATTTTTTGCGATGATGAGCAGTATTGAACGATAAAGCAACCAAGCGGTGGACTGTGAAGACGATAGGAGAGCCCATGAGTAAGCGCGATTTTTATGAAATACTAGGTGTCAGTAAGACCGCTGATAACAAAGAGATCAAGCGAGCCTACCGCAAGCTTGCCATGAAATACCATCCAGACCGTAACTCTGAAGACCCAGATGCTGAAGAAAAATTTAAAGAAGCATCGATGGCTTATGAAGTATTAAGTAGCGAAGAAAAACGCTCAGCCTATGACCGTATGGGTCATGCTGCTTTTGAAAACGGCATGGGCGGTGGTGGTTTCGGCGGTGGCGGTGGTGGGAACTTCCAAGATATCTTTGGTGATATCTTTGGCAACTTTGGTGATATCTTTGGTCAGTCACGTGGCGGCGGCGGTGGGCGTTCGCGTCGCGGCTCAGACTTACGTTATGTGATTGAGCTGACTTTAGAAGAAGCGGTACGCGGCTGCAAAAAAGAAATCAGCTTTACAGCTCCTGCGCCTTGCGATACTTGTGATGGTAAAGGCGCAAAAAATGCCTCTGATATCGTGACTTGCCAAACTTGTCATGGTCAAGGTCAAGTTCGTATGCAACAAGGCTTCTTTGCCGTTCAACAGGCCTGCCCACATTGTGGCGGTACTGGTAAACAAATTAAAAACCCTTGTTCTGACTGTCATGGTAATGGCGTCAAAGACAAGTCACGCACGCTAGAAGTTTCTATTCCAGCAGGCGTTGATGATGGTGATCGCGTCCGTTTAGCAGGCGAAGGCGAAGCGGGCGGCGCTGGCGTACAAAACGGCGACTTATACGTCGAAGTACGTGTCAAACAGCACAACGTCTTTACCCGTCAAGGTGCTGATTTGTATATGGATGTGCCAGTTAGTATCACTGATGCAGCACTCGGTAAAGAAGTTGAAATCCCAACCTTAGATGGCAAAGTGAAAATCAAGGTTGCTGAAGGCACACAAAGTGGTAAATTATTACGTGTCCGTGGTAGAGGTGTGACACCAGTACGTACGACGATGAAAGGTGATTTGATCTGCCGTGTGGTCATCGAAACACCAGTGAATCTGACTCGTGAGCAAAAAGATTTGCTACGTCAATTCCAAGATACACTGGATGGTGATAGTAAGCATCAGCAGTCACCACATAAAAAATCTTTCTTTAAAAAGATTGGCGATTTGTTCGACTAACAGCATTCTGTATTTGAATGGATAACTGATAAAAGCTCGATAGTTTCACGTGAAACTATCGAGCTTTTTATTGGTGCTATAAAAAACCATTCACAAGCTGATATTTGCTAAACTTAGCCTAATAAATTTAAAAACCAGCGTATTAAAAATAAAGTACTTAGGATAATTATATGAGTCAGCCAGAGAATAAAAAAATGATTAATGTCGGTGTCATCGGTGCAGGTGGTCGGATGGGACGTATGCTTATCGAAGCGATACAAGACAATCCACAAACGACATTAATTGCAGCGATTGAGCGTCAAGGCTCAAGTTTGGTTGGAGCAGATGCGGGTGAAGTTGCTGCGGTCGGTCGATTGAATGTGCAAATAGTTGATGATTTACAGTCAGTGATTAATAAGATTGATGTATTGATTGACTTTAGCTTACCTGCTGCTACTGAACAAAACATGCAAGTCTGTGCTGAGCACAACGTCGCTATGGTTATCGGCACGACAGGATTTAATGAGCAGCAAGAGCAAGTATTGGCAAAAGCGAGTGAGCAAGTTGCTATCGTTTATGCGGGTAACTATTCAACAGGTGTTAATCTTTCATTAAAGCTATTAGGTATGGCTGCTAAAGCTTTTGGCACTGATGCTGATGTAGAGGTCATTGAGGCGCATCATAAGCATAAAATCGATGCGCCATCAGGTACTGCTTACATGATGGCAGAAGCTGTGGCAGAAGCACGTGGACAGAATCTAAAAGACGTCGCTGTCTATGGTCGTGAAGGACAAACTGGCGAGCGCGAAGCAGGTACGATTGGTATTCATGCGATACGTGGCGGTGAAATCATCGGCGATCATACTGTGATGTTTATTGCGGATGGTGAAGTTGTTGAAATTACCCATCGCGCGCGCGCAAGAATGACTTTTGCTGCTGGCGCTGTGCGTGCCGCTACGTGGATTGTTCAGCAGTCGGCTGGACAATATAATATGCAGGATGTCTTAGGTTTAAATGACTAGGCTTTAACGAACAAGGTTTGAATTATTAAGGTTTTTTCTTATGGTTTGGTAGCTGCTGAGTATGGCTTTTGATAGCGTTTAACTATTGCTAGAGGTCAATTATGAATAAGTTTAGTGAAAATCTAATAGCGATTTTTGGTCGAAAGCTGGCTATTATAAAAACTGTCAAAACCATAAGTTATGGACGTCAGATAGCATTTATCCTAAGTTTAACTGTAGTGCCAATAGTTGTACAAGCAGCTGCTTATCAAACCTATGTCATTCATACGTATGGCGGTGATGCATTGCTACCTTCCGTTCGTCAGCAGTTAAATGCCAGTCGCGACGGCGGCACGGTGTCGATTTATCAAGATAAGCTAGTGCTTCGTACCACTGCCAGCAACTATCAGGCAGTACAAAAGCTATTGGCACAGATTGACCGTCAGCCACAGGCATTGACGGTCGCTGTGCGTGTTGGCAATAATAGCAGTGCTCAGGATAATATTCAGCAAGGTCGAGTCACTATCAGCAATAGCGGTATTCAAGGCGTAGGGATTATCAACCAGAGTAATAGCCAACAACAAACAAATAATTTATATCAAGTACAAACCTTGTCAGGTAGTGCCGCCAGCATTAGCACTGGTACACTCTACGCACTAAATCAAACCTATACTGCCAATAGTTATCCAACCTATCCAGCTTACAACCGTCCAGCAGGAAGGATTATTATCCAGCAGCAGGTCTTATTGCCAACGAGCCAAGGTATTGCGGTTACGCCAAGACTGTTACCGAATGGACAAGTCGAAGTACAATTGACCCAAGTTGAAGAAAAGCTCGTGCGTGCCAATCCTTCTTACAATCGCTATGGTTACAATAGTAGTGTGCAAGGGCAAAGATTGAATAGCACCATTATTGTGCCACGTGGACAATGGGTGACTATCGGGCAAATCTCTCAAAACAGCCAAAATCAGACCGCAGGTTATGGTGGCAACCAAAACAATAGCCGTAGCAATGATGTGCCAATATCGCTACTAGTACAGTAGCTAATGATAAATACTATAGCGAAATAAACATAAAAAAGCGCGGCACTGTTATTCACAATGCCGCGCTTTTTATAGTAACGATTATTTATCACAAATTAGTCAACATAGACCACTTCTAACGGTGGAAAACCATTGAACTCAATAGATGAGTACGAGTTGGTATAAGCACCCGTAGTTAACCAAAATATCTTGTCACCAATCTCCAGCTCTTCTGGTAGCTGATAACCTGCCTCTTCATACATGATATCAGTTGAGTCACAAGTAGGACCTGCTAATACCACCGTACCCGCGCTGGTTGAGGTTTCCATTTTAGGTGTATAAACGGGGTACTTGATAGCTTCACCTAAGGTTTCAATTAAACCTTGAAATAAACCCACATCGGTATAGACCCAACGTGTCAGATCAGTATGCGATTTACGAGAAATCAATACCACGTCACTAACCAGTACGCCTGAACCGCCAACCAATGAACGACCGGGCTCTAAAATAATCTCTGGCATATCTTCAGCACTATAGTCATCGCTTAAGTAGCTTTGAA
The window above is part of the Psychrobacter cryohalolentis K5 genome. Proteins encoded here:
- the dnaJ gene encoding molecular chaperone DnaJ, whose amino-acid sequence is MSKRDFYEILGVSKTADNKEIKRAYRKLAMKYHPDRNSEDPDAEEKFKEASMAYEVLSSEEKRSAYDRMGHAAFENGMGGGGFGGGGGGNFQDIFGDIFGNFGDIFGQSRGGGGGRSRRGSDLRYVIELTLEEAVRGCKKEISFTAPAPCDTCDGKGAKNASDIVTCQTCHGQGQVRMQQGFFAVQQACPHCGGTGKQIKNPCSDCHGNGVKDKSRTLEVSIPAGVDDGDRVRLAGEGEAGGAGVQNGDLYVEVRVKQHNVFTRQGADLYMDVPVSITDAALGKEVEIPTLDGKVKIKVAEGTQSGKLLRVRGRGVTPVRTTMKGDLICRVVIETPVNLTREQKDLLRQFQDTLDGDSKHQQSPHKKSFFKKIGDLFD
- the dapB gene encoding 4-hydroxy-tetrahydrodipicolinate reductase, translated to MSQPENKKMINVGVIGAGGRMGRMLIEAIQDNPQTTLIAAIERQGSSLVGADAGEVAAVGRLNVQIVDDLQSVINKIDVLIDFSLPAATEQNMQVCAEHNVAMVIGTTGFNEQQEQVLAKASEQVAIVYAGNYSTGVNLSLKLLGMAAKAFGTDADVEVIEAHHKHKIDAPSGTAYMMAEAVAEARGQNLKDVAVYGREGQTGEREAGTIGIHAIRGGEIIGDHTVMFIADGEVVEITHRARARMTFAAGAVRAATWIVQQSAGQYNMQDVLGLND